TGGGATATTGGACTTTAACTAAATTTAATTCAACGGGGGCTGAGCCGGCAGCCGCCGTGTGAATAGTAATGTCTCCGATTTGGTAACTTAGTTTCTTAAAGAAATCCTCCTGGACAGTAATGTGGGTAATTTTGTCATAAGGCGCTGTGATAATTTTAATGGAGAAAACACCGTCTTTGACCAGAACCCGCCGGTCGGTCAGGATATAGGTTTTTGAGTGTTTCAGATGGACAATTTTTAATAGAAACGGCAGTCCGATTAATAGCAGGGATAACGGAGC
The Patescibacteria group bacterium genome window above contains:
- a CDS encoding PH domain-containing protein, with translation MEVKRAKLATQKQKEKYAEYLAEGEEVVAVFGIGDRYFWTNAIMLAPLSLLLIGLPFLLKIVHLKHSKTYILTDRRVLVKDGVFSIKIITAPYDKITHITVQEDFFKKLSYQIGDITIHTAAAGSAPVELNLVKVQYPMRVKNLIEELIVKERSLLGVKQDDSLVKPLI